From one Actinopolyspora saharensis genomic stretch:
- a CDS encoding alpha/beta hydrolase: MSTEIRANTVLPGRREPVTLHTADGVRLVGELALPEHNAPRATLVCLHPLPTHGGMMDSHLFRKAAWRLPALADMAVLRFNTRGTASEAGRSEGSFDNGDSERFDVAAALEYAEFHDLPEVWLLGWSFGTDLTLVHGLDPLVQGAVLISPPLRWSTEEHLRAWAESGKPVHALVPEFDDYLRPEAAERAFAPLPQAEVTGFPDTKHLWVGKAEQALDAVVRAVAPEVPTPLPRHWEGEAWTHQVTIVDS, from the coding sequence ATGAGCACCGAAATTCGCGCGAACACCGTGCTGCCCGGTCGCCGGGAGCCCGTCACCTTGCACACCGCGGACGGGGTGAGGCTGGTGGGCGAGCTCGCCCTGCCCGAGCACAACGCACCGCGAGCGACCCTCGTCTGCTTGCACCCGCTGCCCACGCACGGTGGGATGATGGACTCCCACCTGTTTCGCAAGGCCGCCTGGCGGTTGCCCGCGCTGGCCGACATGGCCGTGCTGCGCTTCAACACCAGGGGGACGGCCAGCGAGGCCGGGCGCAGCGAGGGCTCCTTCGACAACGGTGATTCGGAGCGTTTCGACGTGGCGGCCGCGCTGGAGTACGCGGAGTTCCACGATCTGCCCGAGGTGTGGTTGCTCGGGTGGTCCTTCGGGACCGACCTCACGCTGGTGCACGGGCTCGATCCGCTGGTTCAGGGGGCCGTGCTCATCTCGCCCCCGCTGCGCTGGAGCACCGAGGAGCACCTGCGCGCCTGGGCGGAGTCGGGCAAACCGGTGCACGCCCTCGTCCCGGAGTTCGACGACTACCTGCGTCCCGAGGCGGCCGAGCGCGCTTTCGCCCCGCTGCCCCAGGCCGAGGTGACCGGTTTCCCCGACACCAAGCACCTGTGGGTGGGCAAGGCCGAGCAGGCGCTCGACGCCGTCGTGCGCGCGGTGGCTCCCGAGGTCCCGACTCCGCTGCCCCGGCACTGGGAGGGCGAGGCGTGGACGCACCAGGTCACCATCGTGGATTCCTGA
- the dhaK gene encoding dihydroxyacetone kinase subunit DhaK gives MKKIINAPADIVVDALRGMAAAHPEELRVQTDPAFVARSDAPVTDKVAVVSGGGSGHEPLHVGFVGPGMLDAAVPGPVFTSPTPDAVQAAVGKADSGAGTLLVVKNYTGDVLNFETAAELVEASGVGTRTVVVQDDVAVQDSTNTAGRRGVGGTVLLEKIVGAAAERGDDLATCHEIAERVSANVRSMGMALTAPTVPHVGEPSFTLADYEMEIGIGIHGEPGRERVELESADRVVRRLLDPVLEDLPFREGDEVLLFTNSMGGTPGTELYLAHGIAERLLADRGVRVTRRLVGPYITSLEMQGMSLTLLKLDDELRNLWDAPVRTPALTW, from the coding sequence GTGAAGAAGATCATCAATGCTCCCGCCGACATCGTGGTCGACGCGCTCCGCGGGATGGCCGCCGCCCATCCGGAAGAGCTCCGAGTGCAGACCGATCCGGCTTTCGTGGCCCGCTCCGACGCTCCGGTGACGGACAAGGTGGCCGTCGTGTCGGGAGGGGGCTCGGGGCACGAACCGCTGCACGTGGGGTTCGTCGGTCCGGGGATGCTGGACGCCGCGGTCCCGGGGCCGGTGTTCACCTCGCCCACTCCGGACGCCGTCCAGGCCGCTGTCGGGAAGGCGGACTCGGGGGCGGGAACGCTGCTGGTGGTCAAGAACTACACCGGAGACGTCCTGAACTTCGAAACCGCCGCCGAGCTCGTCGAGGCGTCCGGTGTCGGGACCCGCACCGTGGTGGTGCAGGACGACGTGGCGGTCCAGGACTCGACGAACACGGCCGGTCGCAGGGGCGTGGGCGGAACGGTCCTGCTGGAGAAGATCGTGGGTGCCGCCGCCGAACGCGGTGACGACCTCGCCACCTGCCACGAGATCGCCGAGCGGGTCAGCGCCAACGTCCGCTCGATGGGGATGGCGCTGACCGCCCCGACCGTTCCGCACGTCGGGGAGCCGAGCTTCACCCTCGCCGACTACGAGATGGAGATCGGTATCGGCATCCACGGCGAGCCGGGCAGGGAGCGGGTGGAACTGGAATCGGCCGATCGCGTGGTGCGCCGCCTGCTGGACCCCGTGCTGGAGGACCTGCCCTTCCGGGAGGGGGACGAGGTGCTGCTGTTCACCAACTCGATGGGCGGTACCCCCGGGACCGAGCTGTACCTGGCCCACGGCATAGCGGAGCGGTTGCTCGCCGATCGCGGGGTGCGCGTCACCCGCAGGCTGGTCGGGCCGTACATCACCAGTCTCGAGATGCAGGGGATGAGCCTGACGCTGCTGAAACTGGACGACGAGCTCAGGAACTTGTGGGACGCGCCGGTGCGAACCCCGGCGCTGACCTGGTGA
- the dhaL gene encoding dihydroxyacetone kinase subunit DhaL yields the protein MSCTTQHVVAAMRSAADSISEHRDELVELDRAIGDGDHGENMERGFLAVRNQLELTAPESPAAALKSVATSLISSVGGASGPLFGTAFLRASTAVGEAESLDGPAVAGALRAALDGVTARGKAEREDKTMVDALAPAAEAAEAASATGGSDPGAVLRAAAEAAETGARTTVSLIAKKGRASYLGDRSAGHLDPGVRSVVLLLNAFADVTGVE from the coding sequence ATGTCCTGTACGACGCAGCACGTAGTGGCGGCGATGCGCAGCGCGGCGGACTCGATCTCCGAGCACCGCGACGAACTGGTGGAACTGGACAGGGCGATCGGCGACGGCGATCACGGGGAGAACATGGAGCGGGGGTTCCTCGCCGTTCGGAACCAGCTCGAACTCACCGCGCCGGAGAGCCCGGCGGCGGCGCTGAAGTCGGTGGCCACCAGCCTGATCTCCTCGGTAGGCGGGGCCTCCGGTCCGCTGTTCGGCACGGCCTTCCTCCGCGCCTCCACGGCCGTGGGGGAGGCCGAGAGCCTGGACGGCCCCGCGGTGGCCGGGGCGCTGCGTGCGGCCCTGGACGGGGTGACCGCACGCGGGAAGGCCGAGCGCGAGGACAAGACGATGGTGGACGCGCTGGCTCCCGCGGCCGAAGCGGCCGAGGCGGCGAGCGCGACCGGCGGATCAGATCCGGGGGCCGTGCTGCGCGCGGCGGCGGAGGCGGCCGAGACCGGTGCGCGAACGACGGTCTCGTTGATCGCCAAGAAGGGGCGGGCCTCGTACCTGGGCGACCGCAGCGCGGGGCACCTGGATCCGGGAGTCCGCTCCGTGGTGCTGTTGTTGAACGCCTTCGCCGATGTGACGGGAGTCGAGTGA
- a CDS encoding DUF3558 domain-containing protein, translating into MPSRCSLTGLAVLLVVLTGLAGCVASPPTGSDSGDRKGTLSSEVLGNPRTVDPCGLVGPERLNRFGAVSRAGTVSLDYCLLHVRPEPDQLVQLAVGRLRYVDPEQLTSGNPVRRSGGLRLVREAPVPEHCTWRILFSDGVALSVDADSLSGRSSVGLCSLAEAGVRAAAETIRQREVEHRSFPEGSLALTDPCELLSTETVRRVPGLERAEPRDTPSRHKCTWGGGSIRVPSVELTHTAGEPPRSRDATSVTERTAGRRTVTDIVGDDPKVGLCSAETGHIPFGPPRSGEVEVVMLVVFLPEADGLRACEFARGLAEHVWPRLPER; encoded by the coding sequence GTGCCGTCGCGCTGTTCGCTCACCGGGCTCGCGGTGCTGCTCGTCGTGCTGACGGGGCTCGCCGGGTGCGTGGCCTCCCCACCGACCGGCTCCGACTCCGGCGACCGGAAGGGCACGCTGTCCAGCGAAGTGCTCGGGAATCCGCGCACCGTCGACCCGTGCGGCCTCGTGGGCCCGGAGCGGTTGAACCGGTTCGGTGCGGTCAGCCGCGCCGGGACCGTCTCGCTCGACTACTGCCTGCTGCACGTGCGCCCCGAGCCGGACCAGCTGGTCCAGCTGGCGGTCGGACGGCTGCGCTACGTGGACCCGGAGCAATTGACCTCGGGCAATCCCGTGCGGCGCAGCGGTGGGCTGCGGCTGGTCCGCGAGGCCCCGGTTCCCGAGCACTGCACGTGGCGGATCCTCTTCTCCGACGGGGTCGCGTTGAGCGTCGACGCGGACTCGCTGTCCGGGCGGAGCTCGGTGGGGCTGTGCTCGCTCGCCGAGGCCGGGGTACGTGCGGCCGCGGAGACCATCCGGCAGCGCGAGGTCGAGCACCGGAGCTTCCCGGAGGGATCGCTGGCGCTCACCGATCCGTGCGAGTTGCTGTCCACGGAAACCGTGCGCCGGGTCCCCGGGCTGGAGCGGGCCGAGCCCCGGGACACCCCCTCGCGGCACAAGTGCACCTGGGGCGGGGGAAGCATCCGAGTGCCCAGCGTCGAACTGACCCACACGGCGGGCGAGCCGCCGCGCAGCAGGGACGCCACCTCGGTGACCGAGCGCACCGCGGGCAGGCGGACCGTGACGGACATCGTCGGCGACGACCCGAAAGTGGGACTCTGCTCGGCGGAGACCGGGCACATTCCCTTCGGCCCCCCGCGGTCGGGGGAGGTGGAAGTGGTGATGCTGGTGGTCTTCCTGCCCGAAGCCGACGGTCTGCGGGCCTGCGAGTTCGCCCGTGGGCTGGCCGAGCACGTCTGGCCGCGGCTGCCCGAGCGGTGA
- the dhaM gene encoding dihydroxyacetone kinase phosphoryl donor subunit DhaM — translation MRVGLVVVSHSGALSDGVVELVGQMAPQVRVNTAGGTSDGGVGTDFEATSAALAAAETGSGVVLLYDLGSARMTAELAVESLAEPNTALVVDAPLVEGAVAAAVAAQNGDDLEAVARAAEQAAGAGAGGAEQSEQAAATSAAEGASVATRVERELTLENEVGLHARPAALLARSLTGLEAAVTVSSGESTADARSVLGVMGLGARKGDRIGLRATGPDAETAVQRITELVEHDFDE, via the coding sequence ATGCGAGTCGGTTTGGTGGTCGTTTCCCACAGCGGAGCGCTGTCCGACGGGGTCGTCGAGCTCGTCGGACAGATGGCTCCGCAGGTTCGGGTCAACACGGCCGGGGGCACCTCGGACGGGGGTGTGGGAACGGACTTCGAGGCCACCTCGGCGGCGCTGGCAGCGGCGGAGACGGGCTCCGGAGTCGTGCTGCTCTACGACCTGGGCAGTGCCCGGATGACGGCGGAGCTGGCCGTGGAGTCCCTGGCCGAGCCCAACACGGCGCTGGTGGTCGACGCCCCGCTGGTCGAGGGAGCGGTAGCGGCTGCCGTCGCCGCCCAGAACGGGGACGATCTCGAAGCCGTGGCCAGAGCGGCCGAGCAGGCCGCGGGCGCGGGCGCGGGCGGCGCGGAGCAGTCCGAGCAGGCCGCGGCGACCTCCGCCGCGGAGGGTGCCTCCGTGGCGACCAGAGTGGAACGCGAACTGACCCTGGAGAACGAGGTGGGGCTGCACGCCAGGCCCGCGGCGCTGCTCGCGCGTTCGCTGACCGGGCTCGAGGCAGCCGTGACCGTTTCCTCCGGGGAGAGCACGGCCGACGCGCGCAGCGTGCTCGGCGTCATGGGACTCGGGGCGCGCAAGGGGGACCGGATCGGTCTGCGGGCGACGGGTCCGGACGCCGAAACCGCGGTGCAGCGGATCACCGAACTGGTCGAGCACGACTTCGACGAGTGA